The Chiroxiphia lanceolata isolate bChiLan1 chromosome 24, bChiLan1.pri, whole genome shotgun sequence genome has a segment encoding these proteins:
- the HTR1D gene encoding LOW QUALITY PROTEIN: 5-hydroxytryptamine receptor 1D (The sequence of the model RefSeq protein was modified relative to this genomic sequence to represent the inferred CDS: inserted 9 bases in 9 codons; deleted 1 base in 1 codon; substituted 2 bases at 2 genomic stop codons) produces the protein MTQYNHSAEFSLHSSANKSLNFTETPLAWDERTLLGLKISLSILLSVITLATILANXFVIITIFLTRKLXTPANYLIGSLAVTDLXCLSLXCPSDIAYTVTHTWAFGQVLCDIWLSSDITCCTASIXHLCVIALDRYWAITDALEYTKRRTAGRAAXMIAVVWMISISISVPPFFWRQVKAHEEIAKCTVNTDQITYTIYSTCGAFYIPTVLLLILYGRIYVAARSRXLKPPSLCGKRFTTAHLITGSAGSSLCSINASLHEXHSLSGGSPIFISHVKIKVADSVLERKRISAARERKATKTLGIILGAFIFCWLPXFVMSLVLPICQDACWFHPILLDXFTWLGYLNSLIXPVIYTAFNEEFKQAFQKLILSKVFILRLSSCVTDPCAIS, from the exons ATGACTCAGTATAACCATTCAGCAGAGTTCTCTCTCCACAGCTCAGCAAATAAGTCATTAAATTTCACTGAAACACCACTGGCTTGGGATGAAAGGACACTCTTAGGGCTGAAGATTTCACTGTCAATCCTTCTGTCTGTTATAACTTTGGCAACAATCCTTGCAa gttttgttattattaCAATTTTTCTGACTAGAAAGC CCACACCTGCAAATTACCTCATTGGCTCCTTGGCAGTGACTGATCTTTAGTGTCTGTCCTTGTAATGCCCATCAGATATTGCTTACACTGTCACCCATACATGGGCCTTTGGCCAAGTGCTA TGTGATATCTGGTTGTCATCAGACATCACATGCTGCACAGCCTCCA CGCACCTCTGTGTTATTGCCCTGGACAGATACTGGGCTATCACAGATGCTTTGGAATACACCAAACGCCGGACTGCTGGCCGAGCAG TCATGATTGCAGTGGTCTGGATGATATCTATTAGTATTTCTGTGCCACCATTTTTCTGGAGGCAAGTGAAAGCTCATGAAGAAATTGCAAAGTGTACTGTGAACACAGATCAAATTACCTACACAATCTATTCCACTTGTGGAGCTTTCTACATCCCAACTGTGCTCCTCCTGATATTATATGGTAGAATTTATGTAGCAGCTCGATCCA TTCTGAAGCCACCCTCATTATGTGGGAAACGTTTTACTACTGCACACCTGATCACCGGCTCTGCGGGGTCTTCTCTCTGTTCCATTAATGCTAGCCTCCATG GGCATTCCCTTTCAGGTGGATCCCCAATATTTATCAGtcatgttaaaataaaagttgCAGATAGCgtcttggaaaggaaaagaatttctgctgcaagagaaaggaaagccaCCAAAACTTTAGGCATTATTTTGGgagctttcattttctgctggCTGC TTTTTGTCATGTCCCTAGTCCTACCCATTTGCCAAGATGCCTGTTGGTTTCATCCCATCCTACTGG TTTTTACCTGGCTGGGTTACTTAAATTCATTGA ATCCAGTCATTTATACAgcttttaatgaagaatttaaaCAGGCTTTCCAAAAACTAATACTTTCAAAAGTGTTCATCTTGAGACTCTCCTCTTGTGTTACTGACCCTTGTGCAATCTCATAG